In Prosthecochloris sp. GSB1, the following proteins share a genomic window:
- a CDS encoding sodium:solute symporter family protein has product MSWIDYLIFAAYMAGVLAIGIYHFRRNTDEEHYFVGNRDMAPWHVGLSVVATDVGGGFSIGLGGAGFLMGLSGSWLLFTGLVGSWLSAVLIIPKIKAIDRHKGFMTYPDFLRHRYDGRVAFAAAAISGLGYLGFTGAQMLAGAKLAAATILQNNPFGMEPVLFALLVIACVTVAYTVAGGLKAVIYTDTLQWIILLTGLLFVTVPIAVGAIGGIEALQNALPPGHFSLTAIEPATFFNWMITIVPIWFIGMTLYQRMYACRDEKDAKKAWYVAGLLEYPVMAFSGVFLGMCARVVFPGAEPEMALPMLIRDILPVGVTGIVIAAYFSAIMSTADSCMMASSGNFTGDLIGPLMREKTGGNVSMIRLSMLVTLVVGLMAFLLAARFTTVLDAILQTYAFMVSGLFVPTLGAFFWPKGSSTGALVSMTGGGSLTLLLLGGIVSPPEGLASLQLDATAYGIALSALLYFIFSFVFPERKQPNLERSAHHDNSRPH; this is encoded by the coding sequence ATGAGCTGGATCGACTACCTGATCTTTGCGGCTTACATGGCGGGCGTTCTCGCCATCGGCATCTATCACTTCCGGCGAAACACCGATGAAGAACATTACTTCGTCGGCAACCGGGACATGGCGCCTTGGCATGTTGGACTTTCCGTCGTGGCGACCGATGTCGGGGGAGGGTTCTCGATAGGACTGGGCGGAGCCGGATTTCTGATGGGGCTCTCAGGAAGCTGGCTGCTCTTCACGGGGCTCGTCGGTTCCTGGCTCTCCGCGGTGCTTATCATTCCGAAAATCAAGGCAATCGACCGGCACAAAGGCTTCATGACCTATCCCGACTTTCTCCGCCACCGCTACGACGGACGTGTCGCGTTCGCGGCCGCGGCCATTTCAGGGTTGGGCTATCTGGGTTTCACCGGAGCGCAGATGCTCGCCGGTGCGAAACTCGCGGCCGCGACGATCCTGCAAAACAATCCGTTCGGTATGGAGCCGGTGCTGTTCGCGCTTCTCGTCATCGCCTGCGTCACGGTGGCCTACACGGTAGCGGGTGGCCTGAAAGCCGTGATCTACACCGATACGCTGCAATGGATCATCCTGCTGACGGGCCTCCTTTTCGTCACCGTCCCGATTGCCGTTGGAGCCATCGGCGGCATCGAGGCCTTGCAAAACGCCCTGCCGCCCGGCCATTTTTCTCTGACGGCCATCGAGCCGGCCACGTTCTTCAACTGGATGATTACGATCGTGCCGATCTGGTTTATCGGCATGACGCTCTATCAGCGAATGTACGCGTGCCGCGACGAAAAGGATGCAAAAAAAGCATGGTACGTCGCGGGCCTGCTGGAATATCCGGTAATGGCGTTCTCGGGTGTCTTTCTCGGCATGTGCGCCCGGGTCGTCTTCCCCGGTGCAGAGCCTGAAATGGCGCTGCCCATGCTCATCCGCGACATACTTCCCGTCGGCGTCACGGGAATCGTCATCGCGGCCTATTTCTCGGCGATCATGTCAACCGCCGACAGTTGCATGATGGCGTCATCGGGAAATTTCACCGGCGATCTCATCGGCCCGCTCATGCGCGAAAAAACAGGTGGAAACGTCAGCATGATACGGCTCTCCATGCTCGTGACCCTTGTCGTCGGTTTGATGGCCTTTCTGCTCGCGGCGCGTTTCACCACCGTGCTCGACGCCATTCTCCAGACCTACGCGTTCATGGTTTCCGGGCTGTTCGTCCCGACGCTCGGAGCGTTTTTCTGGCCGAAAGGCTCGTCGACGGGCGCTCTCGTCTCGATGACCGGCGGAGGGAGCCTGACCCTGCTCCTTCTGGGAGGAATTGTCAGCCCTCCGGAAGGGCTGGCTTCGCTGCAACTCGATGCGACAGCATACGGGATTGCGTTGTCAGCGCTCCTCTATTTCATTTTCTCATTTGTTTTTCCGGAACGGAAACAACCAAACCTGGAACGATCAGCACACCATGATAACAGCAGACCGCATTGA
- the ablB gene encoding putative beta-lysine N-acetyltransferase, translating into MITADRIEKLDGATVQHGPLNDRIYVMHPGDADARRLPEKLQRLAERNGYTKIFAKIPESSAPAFLDRGYIREAIIPGFFKGEETAFFLGRFLAPDRRRTDRAEEIEQIAALALDSRQKKTALTPENISIGQCSEQDADAMSDVYREIFPTYPFPIDDPGYLKETMRSHVTYFAARHEEKIVALASSETDQKNATVEMTDFATLPAWRGRSLASLLLRKMESAMRRRGLITSHTIARALSPGMNVTFAKAGYLFGGTLVNNTNISGSVESMNVWYKRIG; encoded by the coding sequence ATGATAACAGCAGACCGCATTGAAAAACTCGACGGCGCGACCGTACAACATGGTCCGCTTAACGACAGAATCTATGTCATGCATCCCGGCGATGCCGATGCGCGGCGTCTTCCGGAAAAGCTCCAACGCCTGGCGGAACGAAACGGTTATACGAAAATCTTCGCAAAGATCCCTGAATCGTCAGCCCCGGCCTTTCTCGATCGGGGCTACATCAGGGAAGCCATCATCCCGGGCTTTTTCAAGGGTGAGGAAACCGCTTTCTTTCTCGGGCGATTCCTCGCTCCTGACCGCCGCAGGACCGACCGGGCCGAGGAGATTGAACAGATTGCCGCTCTCGCCCTCGACTCGAGGCAGAAAAAAACAGCGCTCACGCCTGAAAACATCTCGATCGGGCAATGCTCGGAACAGGATGCGGACGCCATGAGCGACGTCTACAGGGAAATCTTTCCAACCTACCCCTTTCCCATTGACGACCCCGGCTACCTGAAGGAGACGATGCGGAGCCACGTAACCTATTTCGCGGCAAGACACGAGGAAAAAATCGTCGCCCTCGCCTCCTCAGAAACCGATCAGAAAAACGCAACCGTCGAAATGACCGATTTCGCCACCTTGCCTGCCTGGAGAGGGCGAAGCCTTGCCTCGCTGCTGCTTCGGAAAATGGAATCGGCCATGCGGCGACGGGGACTGATCACGAGCCACACCATAGCCAGGGCGCTTTCTCCCGGAATGAACGTCACCTTCGCAAAAGCGGGCTACCTGTTCGGCGGAACGCTGGTCAACAATACCAATATTTCCGGCAGCGTGGAAAGCATGAACGTCTGGTACAAGCGCATCGGGTGA
- a CDS encoding cation:proton antiporter produces MTPSIFLITLGAILLVGLATDLLGRKTSLPRVTLLLLFGMLLGKEMLDLIPDFLTRRFELVADMALLMIGFLLGGKLSSDTLRRSGKIIVVVSICAAVATAFFIATGLMLAGMAAGLAILLGCIGSATAPAATLDTVVESGKNTPFTRILLSVVALDDAWALILFSAGTAIVGAFMAGGPEENPLLVIARDVGGAALLGAGIGFPASYLTGRIRQGQPVLTEAIGLVFLCGGLALYFDVSFLISSMIMGAVITNFARHHDYPFHAIEGIEWPFMVVFFVLAGASLELDALKHIGLAGAVYIIGRIFGKVCGAALGGRLAGMKNGPKAWLGAALLLQAGAAMGMALVASNCFPAYRETILPLVIGTTVFFELVGPIFTRTAIHRSDDWPGANSSRTDTAAP; encoded by the coding sequence ATGACCCCCTCCATTTTCCTCATAACGCTGGGTGCGATCCTGCTTGTCGGGCTCGCCACCGATCTTCTCGGCCGGAAAACCTCTCTGCCGAGAGTAACCCTGCTCCTTCTCTTCGGTATGCTGCTCGGCAAAGAGATGCTGGATCTCATTCCCGATTTTCTGACAAGACGTTTTGAACTCGTGGCGGACATGGCCCTTCTGATGATAGGATTTCTGCTCGGCGGGAAACTTTCGTCCGATACGCTTCGCCGGTCAGGAAAAATCATCGTCGTCGTCTCGATATGCGCGGCCGTGGCCACGGCATTTTTCATCGCCACGGGACTGATGCTCGCCGGAATGGCCGCCGGCCTGGCGATACTGCTCGGCTGTATCGGGTCGGCCACGGCTCCCGCGGCGACCCTCGATACCGTCGTCGAGTCCGGAAAAAACACGCCCTTCACCCGCATCCTCCTTTCCGTAGTAGCCCTTGACGACGCCTGGGCCCTGATTCTTTTCAGTGCCGGAACAGCGATCGTCGGCGCGTTTATGGCCGGAGGACCTGAAGAAAACCCCCTGCTGGTCATAGCGAGAGATGTCGGAGGGGCGGCCCTGCTTGGAGCAGGCATCGGTTTTCCCGCCTCCTATCTCACCGGCAGGATCAGGCAGGGACAACCGGTTCTCACCGAAGCGATAGGGCTCGTTTTTCTCTGCGGAGGACTGGCGCTTTACTTCGACGTTTCATTCCTGATCTCGTCGATGATCATGGGGGCGGTCATCACGAACTTCGCAAGACACCACGACTACCCGTTCCATGCCATCGAGGGGATCGAATGGCCTTTCATGGTCGTCTTTTTCGTCCTGGCGGGAGCCTCTCTTGAACTGGACGCGCTGAAGCACATCGGACTTGCCGGAGCGGTTTACATTATCGGCAGGATTTTCGGAAAAGTTTGCGGAGCAGCCCTTGGAGGCCGCCTTGCAGGAATGAAAAACGGACCGAAAGCATGGCTGGGCGCGGCGCTCCTTCTCCAGGCAGGCGCGGCGATGGGAATGGCGCTTGTCGCGTCGAACTGCTTTCCGGCTTACAGGGAGACGATTCTCCCGCTGGTAATCGGAACAACGGTTTTTTTCGAACTCGTCGGACCGATATTCACCCGAACCGCGATACACCGTTCGGACGACTGGCCCGGAGCGAACTCATCGCGAACCGACACGGCGGCTCCTTGA
- a CDS encoding MATE family efflux transporter — protein sequence MSSDRFADMLRGNIPAVFFYHAIPNVLGMVAISSSGVVDGIFVGNYVGYDALAAINLIMPLFSLLMGVGVMFSVGGMVRCGKYIGESDRVSASAVFSKTVITLSAVTLLLVLLGVIFIDHLVFLLGANAELAPLVREYLLMLLAFVFFLPVSLCLSFFVRVDGQPVLAAMAIISAALVNIAFDWLFVVEGGMGLKGAALATGLANCTSFIILLFHFAAKKSSLRFSLPRDGWAEMFKVAYNGLSEFVNQLSAAIVILVFNWVMIRRFGVEGVAAFTIMHYLFFSQQIVVYGFSDALQPIVSTNFGARKPERISGFLILASLCVGITGFGLIALLLLVPEPLAGLFLENSGGATLDITLEFISFSWPAFMWNGFNIVLSAYFTAIHKPIPSAFVALSRTLVLPLLLLSTLPLFFGDAGVFVTFSIAEFVTFVCVLFFFSMMTPSKVVQGADAAKA from the coding sequence ATGAGCAGTGACCGCTTTGCCGATATGTTGCGCGGCAACATACCCGCCGTTTTTTTCTATCACGCCATTCCCAATGTGCTCGGAATGGTCGCCATTTCGTCTTCCGGGGTCGTCGACGGCATTTTTGTCGGCAACTATGTCGGCTACGACGCTCTTGCGGCGATAAATCTCATCATGCCGCTGTTCAGTCTGCTGATGGGCGTGGGGGTAATGTTTTCGGTCGGGGGCATGGTTCGTTGCGGCAAATATATCGGGGAGTCAGACAGGGTTTCGGCGAGCGCCGTTTTTTCCAAAACGGTCATAACCTTGTCGGCGGTTACGTTGCTGCTCGTATTGCTGGGCGTGATCTTCATCGATCACCTTGTTTTTCTGCTGGGGGCGAATGCTGAACTCGCGCCACTTGTGCGGGAGTATCTGCTGATGTTGCTGGCGTTTGTTTTTTTTCTGCCCGTGAGCCTCTGTCTCTCCTTTTTTGTCAGGGTTGACGGTCAGCCCGTTCTCGCGGCGATGGCGATTATTTCAGCCGCGCTGGTGAACATCGCGTTCGACTGGCTTTTTGTCGTCGAGGGGGGGATGGGTCTTAAAGGGGCCGCTCTGGCGACGGGTCTGGCCAATTGCACCAGTTTTATCATATTGCTCTTTCACTTCGCAGCCAAAAAATCCTCCTTGCGTTTTTCCCTGCCCCGCGATGGTTGGGCAGAAATGTTCAAGGTCGCCTACAACGGCTTGTCGGAGTTCGTGAACCAGTTGTCGGCAGCTATCGTCATTCTCGTTTTCAACTGGGTCATGATCCGCCGGTTCGGGGTGGAGGGCGTTGCGGCGTTTACCATCATGCACTATCTTTTCTTCTCGCAGCAAATAGTGGTTTACGGTTTTTCCGATGCGCTTCAGCCGATAGTCAGCACGAATTTCGGTGCGAGAAAACCTGAAAGGATAAGCGGATTTCTCATCCTTGCATCACTATGCGTCGGGATTACCGGCTTCGGCCTCATAGCGCTCCTGCTTCTTGTTCCGGAGCCGTTGGCAGGCCTTTTCCTTGAAAACAGCGGCGGCGCGACGCTCGATATCACGCTCGAATTCATTTCGTTCAGTTGGCCCGCCTTCATGTGGAATGGTTTCAATATAGTTCTCAGCGCGTATTTCACGGCGATTCACAAACCCATTCCGTCTGCTTTCGTCGCATTGTCGAGGACGCTGGTGCTCCCGTTGCTGCTGCTTTCGACGCTCCCGCTCTTTTTCGGCGACGCAGGCGTTTTCGTCACCTTTTCCATCGCTGAATTCGTTACGTTCGTCTGCGTGCTGTTCTTTTTCTCGATGATGACCCCCAGCAAGGTCGTGCAGGGAGCGGATGCCGCCAAAGCCTGA
- a CDS encoding TetR/AcrR family transcriptional regulator yields the protein MKKYASSEQTREALINATGELAAETGFPNVSTRAIAERANENIGSIHYHFGGKEQLFEAVVQEVIKRCNAYPVSKAVEPYLDILDTAEGQSGAIRAVVKREINLLFDPDYPLWHSRVIYQLMQQKSRLQDLMVRDLFDPIVNTVSSLLRQVNPELDEQEIFLLISEIISPIATHADYMTYCLEQLGTASYEAEYLEKMENLIVHKMTLLLGLKAETQKQPHAD from the coding sequence ATGAAAAAATATGCAAGCAGCGAACAGACAAGGGAAGCGCTCATCAACGCGACCGGCGAACTGGCTGCCGAAACCGGCTTCCCCAACGTTTCCACAAGGGCGATAGCCGAGCGGGCGAACGAAAACATCGGAAGCATCCACTACCACTTCGGCGGCAAGGAACAGCTTTTCGAAGCCGTCGTGCAGGAAGTCATCAAACGTTGCAACGCCTATCCCGTAAGCAAGGCGGTCGAACCGTACCTCGACATCCTCGATACCGCCGAAGGGCAATCCGGCGCGATACGAGCCGTAGTCAAAAGGGAAATCAACCTGTTGTTCGATCCGGATTATCCTCTCTGGCACAGCAGGGTCATCTATCAGCTCATGCAGCAGAAAAGCCGTTTGCAGGATCTGATGGTGCGTGATCTCTTCGACCCAATAGTGAACACGGTCTCATCGCTGCTCAGGCAGGTCAACCCTGAATTAGACGAACAGGAAATATTTCTTCTCATATCCGAAATAATCTCTCCGATCGCCACCCACGCCGATTACATGACCTACTGCCTCGAACAGTTGGGAACCGCTTCTTATGAAGCGGAGTACCTCGAGAAGATGGAGAATCTGATCGTACACAAAATGACACTGCTTCTCGGACTGAAAGCGGAGACACAAAAACAACCACATGCAGACTGA
- a CDS encoding efflux RND transporter periplasmic adaptor subunit, whose amino-acid sequence MQTDFSMKRNLVPLAVLFCAALLSLLLASCASEEQQENSDPRMTPRITLIRPLANTGKSLYTYPGVIRAAKETELSFRVGGQLTDILKKPGDNVRKGDTLMQLDRRDYRDDIRIMEAELAGARARATKSSADFDRAKKLFSQDVIAKADYDLARSSAASADASVSNLRARLSLARHRLDDASLRAPYDGTVTAQLVENHEMIQAGQIVMRMHDMSVLEIDCKVPENDIARFRLEKGTKARLRMPSMNGRVFNAGLREWSTEADKTTRTYKLTFALPAPGEGGILPGMTAEIMVRGIEPAEPAITVPFSVLAADSTGNTIVWIYDPASKTVRPETVETGAMFDDTQIIVTEGLQGNELVVAEGIHYLTAGMEVTAEQPPGAKTGRQPQSISSTKNTR is encoded by the coding sequence ATGCAGACTGATTTTTCCATGAAACGCAATCTGGTCCCCCTGGCGGTTCTCTTCTGCGCCGCGCTGCTCTCGCTGCTGCTCGCGAGCTGTGCTTCGGAGGAGCAACAGGAAAACAGCGATCCCCGGATGACGCCCCGGATCACCCTGATCAGGCCGCTGGCAAACACCGGCAAATCCCTATACACCTACCCGGGCGTTATCAGGGCCGCGAAAGAAACGGAGCTCTCTTTCCGGGTTGGCGGACAGTTGACGGATATCCTGAAAAAACCCGGAGACAACGTCAGGAAGGGAGATACGCTCATGCAACTCGACAGGAGAGATTACCGCGACGATATCCGCATCATGGAAGCGGAGCTCGCCGGGGCCCGGGCAAGAGCGACAAAATCCTCGGCTGATTTCGACAGGGCGAAAAAACTGTTCAGCCAGGATGTGATCGCAAAAGCCGATTACGATCTGGCAAGAAGTTCCGCTGCGAGCGCCGACGCATCGGTCAGCAACCTGAGGGCCCGGCTCTCGCTCGCGCGCCACCGCCTCGACGACGCGTCGCTCAGGGCTCCCTATGACGGAACGGTAACCGCGCAACTGGTCGAAAACCATGAAATGATCCAGGCGGGCCAGATCGTCATGCGGATGCACGACATGTCGGTGCTTGAAATCGACTGCAAGGTCCCTGAAAACGACATCGCCCGGTTCAGGCTCGAGAAAGGCACGAAAGCGCGGCTCAGGATGCCGTCCATGAACGGCAGGGTCTTCAACGCGGGTCTCAGGGAGTGGAGCACTGAAGCTGACAAGACCACAAGGACCTACAAGCTTACTTTCGCACTGCCCGCGCCCGGCGAGGGAGGCATTCTTCCGGGCATGACGGCCGAAATCATGGTGCGCGGCATCGAACCGGCTGAACCTGCCATTACCGTCCCCTTTTCCGTTCTTGCCGCTGACAGCACAGGAAACACCATTGTCTGGATATACGACCCGGCGTCGAAAACCGTCCGGCCTGAAACCGTTGAAACCGGAGCGATGTTCGACGACACGCAAATCATCGTCACCGAAGGTCTCCAGGGCAACGAACTCGTCGTCGCTGAAGGAATACACTACCTTACGGCAGGCATGGAGGTGACCGCCGAACAGCCTCCCGGCGCCAAAACCGGACGGCAGCCGCAATCCATATCGTCAACGAAGAACACCCGCTAA
- a CDS encoding efflux RND transporter permease subunit encodes MNPAAFALRKRTIMIMITVILVGAGILSYGKLGRLEDPGFTIKTALVVTHYPGASPAEVEEEVTDVIEETIQSMGQVKEIYSTSEEGVSYVYVDMKDHYSSRELPQIWDELRKKVSRATLSLPPGAMEPVVNDDFGDVYGVYFAITGEGRGYAEMKEYADFLKKELLLCSDVAKIDYWGTRQEIIFVETDRAKMAELGLSPDLIGQTLKSQNFVRRSGKTRTGEKYLRISPTGEVGGEEAIASLLVGVPGNTVRLGDIAHVYRGYEEPPRNGLLFNGKPAIALGISTIKGGNVITMGESVSAKLEQLESRKPAGMELHAIYYQSEQVEQSVSAFVVNLAQAVLIVIGVLMLFMGWQSGLLIGTILLLTILATFIAMALLDIDLQKMSLGALILALGMLVDNAIVIADGILVRVERGDNREHASLEVVRENIWPLFGATLIAILAFAAIGFAPGEVGEYCRSLFDVLAISLFISWILAVTITPLFCVWFLKVPDLHNKDPFDKPLYRHYRRMLHLGIANRWKTTGITAGLLLLSFIGFGALPQAFFPDSTQPYFFVNYWKTQGTHLDETKADMTVVERHIRELDGVKNVSGFLGEGGMRFVLPYKYYTPNTSFFQLLVEVDDYRDIERISKETDRYISENFRDSRGHITRIANGPPVDFKIEVRFRGPDEKVLQSLAGRATAIMLDTQNARDVRTDWRQQVQVIRPVYEETQGRNAGITRLDLATSLQRNFNGITSGVVREKDELIPIVFRMPRQERRDIGELNNVQVWSSGNREFLPLGQVVSSIETRWEWPRIQRRDRQKTVTVQCNPVAGLAEPLRLSMVEAMESIELPDGYTMEWAGEYLESNKGTGPLAQIFPLCVMGMFFILVWQFNSLKKATAIFLTVPLSLIGVTAGLLITGQAFGFMAILGFLGLSGMLIKNAIVLVEQTELDLLAGKAPYAAVLDSAVSRLRPVVMAASTTILGMAPLIFDPLYAAMATTIMGGLFAATFLTLGLVPVFYCIFHRIAADEKEI; translated from the coding sequence ATGAATCCCGCTGCTTTCGCCCTGCGAAAACGCACCATAATGATCATGATAACCGTGATCCTGGTAGGCGCGGGCATACTTTCCTACGGGAAACTCGGCCGTCTCGAGGATCCCGGCTTCACGATCAAGACAGCGCTGGTCGTTACGCACTACCCTGGAGCGAGCCCCGCGGAAGTCGAGGAAGAGGTTACCGACGTCATCGAGGAAACGATCCAGTCGATGGGCCAGGTAAAGGAAATTTATTCGACCTCGGAAGAAGGCGTCTCCTACGTCTACGTCGACATGAAGGACCACTACTCTTCACGCGAGCTGCCGCAGATATGGGACGAACTGCGCAAAAAAGTATCCCGGGCAACGCTTTCGCTTCCGCCTGGAGCGATGGAACCGGTGGTCAACGACGATTTCGGCGATGTCTACGGCGTCTATTTCGCCATCACGGGTGAAGGCCGCGGTTACGCCGAAATGAAAGAGTATGCCGATTTTCTAAAAAAGGAACTCCTGCTATGCAGCGACGTAGCCAAAATCGACTATTGGGGAACCCGGCAGGAAATCATTTTCGTAGAAACCGACCGCGCGAAAATGGCCGAACTCGGCCTGTCACCTGACCTCATCGGCCAGACGCTGAAGTCACAGAATTTCGTGCGTCGGAGCGGAAAAACCCGGACCGGTGAAAAGTACCTGCGCATCTCTCCGACCGGCGAAGTTGGGGGCGAAGAGGCCATCGCGTCTCTCCTGGTGGGCGTTCCGGGCAACACCGTACGGCTCGGCGACATTGCCCACGTCTACAGGGGTTACGAGGAGCCACCGCGAAACGGACTGCTCTTCAATGGAAAACCTGCTATCGCACTGGGCATATCGACCATCAAGGGCGGCAACGTGATCACCATGGGCGAATCCGTCAGCGCGAAACTCGAACAACTGGAATCGAGAAAACCCGCTGGCATGGAACTCCATGCGATCTACTATCAAAGCGAGCAGGTGGAGCAATCGGTAAGCGCCTTCGTCGTCAACCTCGCCCAGGCGGTGCTTATCGTCATCGGCGTGCTCATGCTCTTCATGGGCTGGCAGAGCGGCCTGCTGATCGGAACGATCCTGCTGCTCACCATCCTCGCCACCTTCATCGCAATGGCGTTGCTCGACATCGACCTGCAGAAGATGTCTCTCGGAGCCCTGATCCTCGCGCTGGGCATGCTTGTCGATAACGCCATCGTCATCGCCGACGGCATTCTGGTGCGCGTCGAAAGGGGCGACAACCGCGAACACGCCTCCCTGGAAGTTGTTCGTGAAAATATCTGGCCGCTCTTCGGCGCCACGCTGATAGCGATCCTGGCTTTCGCGGCCATCGGTTTCGCTCCCGGCGAAGTCGGTGAATACTGCCGGTCGCTGTTCGATGTGCTGGCCATATCTCTCTTCATAAGCTGGATACTTGCCGTCACGATCACGCCGCTGTTCTGCGTCTGGTTCCTCAAGGTTCCCGACCTGCACAACAAGGACCCGTTCGACAAACCGCTCTATCGGCACTACCGGCGCATGCTTCATCTCGGCATCGCGAACCGCTGGAAAACGACAGGCATAACGGCTGGCCTCCTGCTCTTGTCGTTCATAGGGTTCGGTGCACTGCCGCAGGCATTCTTTCCCGACTCGACCCAGCCCTACTTCTTCGTCAATTACTGGAAAACCCAGGGAACGCATCTGGATGAGACAAAGGCGGACATGACGGTCGTCGAACGCCACATCAGGGAACTCGACGGCGTAAAAAACGTCTCGGGATTCCTGGGCGAAGGCGGCATGCGTTTCGTGCTTCCGTATAAATACTACACGCCCAATACAAGTTTTTTCCAGCTCCTCGTCGAAGTGGATGACTACCGTGACATAGAAAGAATCAGCAAGGAAACCGATCGGTATATCTCCGAAAATTTCAGGGATTCACGCGGCCACATAACCCGTATCGCGAACGGCCCACCGGTCGATTTCAAGATCGAGGTACGCTTCAGGGGACCGGATGAAAAAGTGCTGCAATCGCTTGCCGGAAGGGCGACGGCGATCATGCTCGACACGCAGAACGCCCGCGACGTGAGAACGGACTGGCGACAACAGGTCCAGGTCATCCGACCGGTTTACGAGGAAACGCAGGGAAGAAACGCAGGCATCACCCGTCTCGATCTCGCGACTTCGCTGCAGAGGAATTTCAACGGCATCACTTCAGGCGTCGTGAGGGAAAAGGACGAATTGATCCCTATCGTTTTCAGGATGCCCCGTCAGGAACGCCGGGATATCGGCGAACTGAACAATGTGCAGGTCTGGAGTTCGGGAAACCGTGAGTTTCTCCCGCTCGGACAGGTTGTTTCCAGCATCGAAACCCGATGGGAGTGGCCGAGAATCCAGCGGCGCGACCGTCAAAAAACCGTTACCGTGCAATGCAACCCCGTTGCCGGCCTTGCCGAACCGCTCCGTCTCTCGATGGTCGAGGCAATGGAAAGCATCGAACTGCCCGATGGCTATACGATGGAGTGGGCAGGTGAATACCTGGAATCGAACAAGGGAACCGGGCCCCTGGCCCAGATTTTCCCGCTCTGCGTCATGGGCATGTTCTTCATTCTCGTCTGGCAGTTCAACTCGCTGAAAAAGGCCACGGCGATCTTTCTGACCGTCCCGCTTTCGCTGATCGGCGTGACTGCTGGATTGCTGATCACCGGGCAGGCGTTCGGATTCATGGCGATCCTTGGATTTCTCGGTCTTTCGGGCATGCTGATAAAAAACGCCATCGTGCTCGTCGAACAGACCGAGTTGGATCTCCTCGCGGGAAAGGCGCCTTACGCGGCCGTGCTCGATTCCGCAGTCAGCAGGCTTCGCCCGGTCGTCATGGCCGCATCGACCACCATTCTCGGAATGGCCCCCCTGATCTTTGACCCGCTCTACGCAGCAATGGCGACCACGATCATGGGCGGCCTGTTCGCAGCGACGTTTCTGACTCTCGGGCTCGTACCGGTATTTTACTGTATTTTCCACAGGATAGCCGCCGATGAAAAGGAAATCTGA